The following proteins come from a genomic window of Trifolium pratense cultivar HEN17-A07 linkage group LG4, ARS_RC_1.1, whole genome shotgun sequence:
- the LOC123920058 gene encoding uncharacterized protein C12B10.15c-like isoform X2, protein MEKGGEATIDLKRDGIEDLSGRVHLLPCCIKHDGPTEVSHYFKPKPTGVVGEGYSKVTTLPLPPNYSGFVLVKKNSSKKSGESSDSWETSATFNDITYWNHDYVPSQNDDFFRSFHWITVAKAICA, encoded by the exons ATGGAAAAGGGCGGTGAGGCGACGATAGATCTAAAGCGAGACGGCATTGAGGATCTGAGCGGCCGTGTTCATCTACTTCCCTGCTGTATCAAGCACGACGGTCCCACCGAAGTTTCTCACTATTTCAAACCTAAACCCACCGGCGTCGTCGGAGAAGGTTACTCGAAGGTTActactcttcctcttcctcctaACTACTCTG GTTTTGTTCTGGTAAAGAAAAATTCGTCTAAAAAATCCGGTGAAAGCTCTGATTCTTGGGAGACTAGTGCTACGTTTAATGATATTACGTATTGGAACCATGACTATGTTCCTTCTCAGAATGATGATTTCTTCCGTTCTTTCCATTGGATTACTGTTGCTAAAGCT ATATGTGCTTAA
- the LOC123920058 gene encoding uncharacterized protein C12B10.15c-like isoform X1 codes for MEKGGEATIDLKRDGIEDLSGRVHLLPCCIKHDGPTEVSHYFKPKPTGVVGEGYSKVTTLPLPPNYSGFVLVKKNSSKKSGESSDSWETSATFNDITYWNHDYVPSQNDDFFRSFHWITVAKAGLNACLNLVEL; via the exons ATGGAAAAGGGCGGTGAGGCGACGATAGATCTAAAGCGAGACGGCATTGAGGATCTGAGCGGCCGTGTTCATCTACTTCCCTGCTGTATCAAGCACGACGGTCCCACCGAAGTTTCTCACTATTTCAAACCTAAACCCACCGGCGTCGTCGGAGAAGGTTACTCGAAGGTTActactcttcctcttcctcctaACTACTCTG GTTTTGTTCTGGTAAAGAAAAATTCGTCTAAAAAATCCGGTGAAAGCTCTGATTCTTGGGAGACTAGTGCTACGTTTAATGATATTACGTATTGGAACCATGACTATGTTCCTTCTCAGAATGATGATTTCTTCCGTTCTTTCCATTGGATTACTGTTGCTAAAGCT ggccttAATGCTTGCCTAAATCTTGTTGAGTTGTAA
- the LOC123920055 gene encoding receptor-like protein 7: MASFFILLPSFTIHFFSLLLLTNFTSYTFSLCNHHDSSALLQFKNSFFVNTTPSVTFWFYKCSSFSFKTETWKNNTDCCEWDGVTCDTVSDYVIGLDLSCNNLKGELHPNSTIFQLKHLQQLNLAFNDFFRSSLHAGIGDLVNLTHLNVSYCFLSGNIPSTISHLSKLISLDLSNGLWGELKLNPFTWKKLIHNATNLRELYLDTVNMSSIKESSLSMLKNLSSSLVSLSLRSTELQGNLSSDVLSLPNLQKLDLSYNYDLIGQLPKSNWSMALRYLGLSSIPFSGEILYSIGQLKSLTHLFLQECNFDGTIPLSLWNLTQLTHLDLSRNDLNGEIPPSLFYQLPHLSFLDLFGNKLNGEIPNVYGNLMKLEYLELSTNNLTGQVPSSFFHLSQLSHLGLSFNNLVGPIPNEITKLSKLSYLDLGFNMLNGTIPHWCYNLPSLLELYLDNNHLIGFIGEFTTYSLQYLYLSNNNLHGHFPNSIFDFQNLTDLAFSSTNVSGVVDFHQFSKFKKLNFLNLSHNSLLSINIDSKVESISSPNLQSLDLSNNNIHGKIPKWFHKLLNSSEYIYYIDLSFNKLQGDLPVPPYLIYYFLLSNNNFTGDISSSFCNASSLEVLNLAHNKLTGMIPQCLGTLPILSVLDLQMNNLYGSIPTNFSKQNRFETIKLNGNQLEGPLPHSLAHCKKLEVLDLGNNIIEDVFPNWLGILPDLQVLSLRSNKLYGTITCSTKHPFLKLRIFDVSINNFSGSFPTSCIKNFKFMMNVNDSQIGLQYMGSVSYYKDSVVVIMKGLSMELSRILITFTTIDLSNNMFEGEIPQLIGDLKFLKGLNLSNNGITGTIPQSLSYLRNLEWLDLSRNQLRGEIPMALTKLNFLSFLNLSQNHLEGIVPKGQQFDTFGNESYEGNTMLCGLPLSKSCKNDEDRSPLSTSEDEEGSGFGWKAVAIGYACGAISGLLLGHNVFFFGKPEWLARLVEHMFNMRLKRRNNRSGANHRTMN; the protein is encoded by the exons ATGGCCTCCTTTTTTATTCTATTGCCTTCTTTTACCATTCACTTCTTCTCCTTGTTGTTGCTTACAAACTTTACTTCCTACACATTCTCATTATGCAACCATCATGACAGCTCTGCCTTGTTACAATTCAAGAACTCATTTTTTGTCAACACTACACCTTCCGTTACTTTTTGGTTCTATAAGTGttcctctttttctttcaaaacagAAACTTGGAAAAACAATACAGATTGTTGTGAGTGGGATGGTGTCACGTGTGACACCGTGTCAGATTATGTGATTGGTCTGGACCTTAGTTGCAACAATCTGAAAGGTGAATTACATCCCAATAGCACTATCTTCCAGCTTAAACATCTTCAACAACTCAACTTggcttttaatgattttttccGTTCTTCATTGCATGCTGGTATTGGGGATTTAGTGAATCTCACACATCTAAATGTGTCATATTGTTTCCTCAGTGGTAATATTCCCTCCACAATCtctcatttgtcaaaattaatATCACTTGATCTTAGCAATGGTTTGTGGGGGGAATTGAAACTCAATCCATTCACATGGAAGAAACTCATTCATAATGCTACTAATTTAAGGGAGCTTTATCTTGATACTGTGAATATGTCCTCAATCAAAGAGAGCTCTTTGTCTATGCTAAAGAATTTGTCATCCTCTTTGGTTTCTCTTAGTCTAAGATCCACTGAATTGCAAGGAAATTTGTCAAGTGACGTCCTCTCATTACCCAACCTTCAAAAACTAGATTTGTCATATAATTACGACCTTATTGGTCAACTTCCAAAGTCCAACTGGAGCATGGCTCTAAGGTACTTGGGCCTCTCTTCCATTCCTTTCTCAGGTGAAATTCTTTATTCCATAGGTCAATTGAAGTCTCTAACTCATTTATTCCTTCAAGAATGCAATTTCGATGGGACGATTCCTCTATCTTTGTGGAACCTCACCCAACTAACACATTTGGACCTTTCACGAAATGACCTTAATGGTGAGATCCCGCCATCATTGTTTTATCAGTTAcctcatctttcttttttagatttatttggAAATAAACTTAACGGAGAAATCCCAAATGTTTATGGAAATTTAATGAAACTGGAATATTTAGAACTTTCCACTAACAACCTAACAGGCCAAGTTCCATCATCATTTTTTCATCTATCTCAGCTTTCTCATTTAGGTTTATCATTTAATAATCTAGTTGGTCCAATTCCAAATGAAAtcacaaaactttcaaaattGAGCTATTTGGATTTAGGTTTTAACATGTTAAACGGAACAATTCCGCATTGGTGTTATAATTTGCCTTCGTTGTTAGAGTTGTACCTCGACAACAACCACCTTATAGGGTTCATTGGTGAGTTCACAACTTATTCTCTGCAATATTTATATCTCTCTAATAACAACCTACATGGTCATTTtccaaattcaatatttgactTCCAAAATCTTACCGACTTAGctttttcatcaacaaatgtgAGTGGTGTTGTGGATTTTCaccaattttcaaaatttaaaaaactaaatttcCTCAATCTTTCACACAATAGTCTTCTTTCTATCAACATTGATAGCAAAGTTGAATCCATCTCATC ACCTAATCTCCAATCATTAGATCTCTCCAATAATAACATTCATGGGAAAATTCCCAAATGGTTTCATAAGCTCCTAAACTCATCGGAATACATTTATTACATTGATCTTAGTTTCAACAAGTTGCAAGGAGATCTTCCAGTTCCACCCTATCTCATTTACTACTTTTTACTCTCAAATAACAACTTCACAGGAGATATTTCTTCATCATTCTGCAATGCATCATCTCTGGAGGTGCTCAATTTGGCACACAACAAATTAACAGGCATGATCCCACAATGTCTGGGAACACTTCCTATTCTTTCTGTATTAGATTTGCAAATGAATAACCTCTATGGAAGCATCCCTACAAACTTTTCCAAACAAAATCGATTCGAGACTATAAAATTGAATGGAAATCAATTGGAAGGACCATTACCACACTCTTTGGCTCATTGCAAAAAACTTGAAGTTTTGGACCTTGGTAACAACATAATAGAAGATGTATTCCCCAATTGGCTAGGAATTCTACCAGATTTACAAGTACTGAGTTTAAGATCAAATAAACTTTATGGTACAATCACATGCTCCACCAAACATCCATTTCTCAAGTTGAGAATTTTTGATGTCTCTATCAACAATTTTAGTGGCTCATTCCCAACATCATGTATTAAGAACTTTAAATTCATGATGAATGTGAATGATAGTCAAATTGGTTTGCAATACATGGGTAGTGTCAGTTACTATAAAGATTCTGTGGTGGTCATAATGAAAGGTCTGTCTATGGAACTATCGAGGATATTGATTACTTTCACAACTATTGATTTATCAAATAACATGTTTGAAGGAGAAATTCCACAACTCATTGGAGATTTAAAATTTCTCAAAGGCCTTAACCTTTCAAACAATGGAATCACAGGTACCATTCCACAATCATTGAGTTATTTGAGAAATTTGGAGTGGTTGGACCTCTCAAGGAACCAGTTGAGGGGGGAGATTCCTATGGCTCTCACAAAGCTgaattttctctcattcttgAACCTTTCACAAAACCATCTCGAGGGAATCGTACCTAAAGGTCAACAGTTTGATACATTTGGAAATGAATCCTATGAAGGAAATACAATGTTATGTGGATTACCATTGTCTAAATCATGCAAAAATGATGAAGATCGGTCACCACTTTCAACATCTGAAGATGAAGAGGGATCAGGATTTGGTTGGAAAGCAGTAGCAATAGGATATGCGTGTGGGGCAATATCTGGATTGCTGTTGGGACACAATGTCTTCTTCTTTGGGAAACCAGAATGGCTTGCAAGACTTGTTGAACATATGTTTAATATGAGACTGAAGAGAAGAAACAACCGATCCGGTGCAAATCACAGAACAATGAATTAA